Below is a window of Komagataella phaffii GS115 chromosome 1, complete sequence DNA.
GGACGTGGTGATCAGTTAACGGAGGGCAGAGTGTCCTCATCATGGACGTCGTCATTAACAACCCACATGTGACGAATAACCCTATCGTCGAATTCGAATGGTCTGACCCATTCACTATTACGCTCTTTGGCACTTTTCACCCATTTCTTAGGCCAGTCACGTTCCTCTTCTACTGCCAACTCTTGGTCTTTAATTGTCATTGGATGCTTTCTACTGAGAACAAGATTCTCTGTTTTGGAACAGTAATACTCTGCCTGAGATCTCTTTGTGAAAAATCTCCACAATCTTTCAGGCGTTCTTATGAACCCGGGGAGGTTGAACTGTCTCAGGACGAGAACAGGTTGGTGATATATAATGGGCACGCCATTCTTGTCTAAAATTGGTCTAGAGAGATCCAACTCTGGAGCCAGTTGGGCATTAGCATAATCCTCTGGGTAAATGAAGGGCAAGGGCCCCTTGTTTTTCGGTTtttcatcgtcttcttcaccttctttAGTTGGTTCATCGGACGTTGCAGTAGGTATGACTTTTAGTTCGTTGGATGGATCTATTAGCGACTCACCAGAGGTATCCCTGGATTGTTCTTCATTAATAAACTCACTTTCTTGGGCAACTATTGAAGACTTTTCACCCTTCAATTCGTTCGAATCTAGTACCACCGGCTCATCCCTCACTGGCTCCTCTAATGGACCCAGTAAACCCTCATGAATGCCATTCATGAATTCCTTGAAAGCACCTCTTCCAATACAAATCACACCTCCAGCATCTTCAGGAGATCGCACCAATTGATCTTCTCTGACAACTTCGTCATTTTTATTATACAGTGTGATA
It encodes the following:
- a CDS encoding Component of the mitochondrial Tim54p-Tim22p complex, with translation MTKGNQNPAFKALGLPRLRLPSRNWCIFWSILGGTIGSIVYDKYQQKHIRTLQMAKLDHLSHAQVPFNMMPRKITVFIAPPPSDYLEETLRVFRKYVKPLLNSAGLDFEIYTEERQGDIRFKVAEDIRTLRREALNPNADDNKSEHSIWNKVSSKLSKSQNTQEDEPLVKMSEKISVKDIIGITLYNKNDEVVREDQLVRSPEDAGGVICIGRGAFKEFMNGIHEGLLGPLEEPVRDEPVVLDSNELKGEKSSIVAQESEFINEEQSRDTSGESLIDPSNELKVIPTATSDEPTKEGEEDDEKPKNKGPLPFIYPEDYANAQLAPELDLSRPILDKNGVPIIYHQPVLVLRQFNLPGFIRTPERLWRFFTKRSQAEYYCSKTENLVLSRKHPMTIKDQELAVEEERDWPKKWVKSAKERNSEWVRPFEFDDRVIRHMWVVNDDVHDEDTLPSVN